The proteins below are encoded in one region of Longimicrobium sp.:
- a CDS encoding L,D-transpeptidase: MRIPTLLPALAGLALAATQAAAQPALLGRSVLPGPEAAPGPVTPLRQQAISAPGLRVLVSVDDRQLWLMDGQTMLYTAPVAVGKEVVMEYEGQSWDFTTPRGVRRVIGKERNPMWSAPDWHYIELAALQGWKLVWLRGGQRVPVAEGGYVTTRGGVVGRVAPDGSWHPVARGDEAVFGDTLFAPPPGSVNRSMPGILGNYKLDTGNGIYLHGTPEEASVGRPATHGCMRLLDSDLEFLYRSVPVGTPVYVY; encoded by the coding sequence ATGCGCATCCCCACCCTGCTCCCCGCGCTCGCGGGGCTCGCCCTCGCCGCAACCCAGGCCGCCGCGCAGCCCGCGCTGCTGGGCCGGTCGGTGCTCCCCGGCCCCGAGGCCGCGCCGGGCCCCGTCACCCCGCTGCGCCAGCAGGCCATCAGCGCGCCCGGGCTGCGCGTGCTGGTGTCGGTGGACGACCGCCAGCTCTGGCTGATGGACGGGCAGACGATGCTCTACACCGCGCCGGTGGCCGTCGGCAAGGAGGTGGTGATGGAGTACGAGGGGCAGTCGTGGGACTTCACCACCCCCCGCGGGGTGCGCCGGGTGATCGGCAAGGAGCGCAACCCGATGTGGTCGGCGCCCGACTGGCACTACATCGAACTGGCGGCGCTGCAGGGATGGAAGCTGGTCTGGCTGCGCGGCGGCCAGCGCGTCCCCGTCGCCGAGGGGGGATACGTGACCACGCGCGGAGGCGTGGTCGGCCGCGTGGCGCCGGACGGGAGCTGGCACCCGGTGGCCCGCGGCGACGAGGCGGTGTTCGGCGACACCCTCTTCGCGCCGCCGCCGGGGAGCGTGAACCGCAGCATGCCGGGGATCCTGGGCAACTACAAGCTCGACACCGGCAACGGCATCTACCTGCACGGCACCCCCGAGGAGGCGTCGGTGGGCCGGCCGGCCACGCACGGCTGCATGCGCCTGCTGGATTCGGATCTCGAGTTCCTCTACCGCAGCGTCCCGGTCGGCACCCCGGTGTACGTCTACTGA
- a CDS encoding PEP-CTERM sorting domain-containing protein: MALRPIILPRLLLAAAFATVAPLAAQGPSESAADGGDAGASTAAPAPAHAAPATLALASAPAGVRTGQPATLGDYFASFVQQARFDAAPQDAVDPDTLKYRVCKDLTICYVAARPPRVDAVAINAVRPIALPPPTAVEPVAIEKRGFPWFWGFIPLIGGGIVIGGGDSNDSPPPPPPPPPPPPPPPPPPPPPPPPPPPPPPPPPPPPPPVVPEPSTLILVGSGLAAVAAARRRKKQRDTSRRDTEGDGQ; the protein is encoded by the coding sequence ATGGCCCTCCGCCCCATCATCCTGCCGCGCCTGCTGCTGGCCGCCGCCTTCGCCACGGTGGCCCCGCTGGCCGCGCAGGGTCCGTCCGAGTCCGCGGCCGACGGCGGTGACGCCGGCGCGTCCACGGCGGCCCCCGCACCCGCGCACGCGGCGCCGGCCACGCTGGCGCTCGCGTCCGCGCCCGCGGGGGTGCGCACGGGCCAGCCCGCCACGCTGGGCGACTACTTCGCCAGCTTCGTCCAGCAGGCCCGGTTCGACGCCGCCCCGCAGGACGCGGTGGATCCCGACACGCTGAAGTACCGCGTGTGCAAGGACCTCACGATCTGCTACGTGGCCGCGCGCCCGCCCCGGGTCGACGCCGTGGCCATCAACGCCGTGCGCCCGATCGCGCTGCCGCCGCCGACCGCGGTGGAGCCGGTGGCCATCGAGAAGCGGGGGTTCCCCTGGTTCTGGGGCTTCATCCCCCTGATCGGCGGCGGGATCGTCATTGGCGGCGGGGACAGCAACGACTCCCCGCCACCGCCGCCGCCGCCGCCACCACCGCCACCGCCGCCGCCGCCGCCGCCGCCACCGCCGCCGCCGCCGCCGCCGCCGCCCCCTCCCCCACCGCCGCCGCCTCCGCCGCCGGTGGTGCCGGAGCCGTCGACGCTGATCCTGGTGGGCTCGGGGCTGGCCGCCGTGGCCGCGGCGCGCCGGCGGAAGAAGCAGCGTGACACGTCGCGCCGCGACACGGAAGGCGACGGCCAGTAG